One Gimesia aquarii DNA segment encodes these proteins:
- a CDS encoding DUF4974 domain-containing protein, which translates to MDVTTFQCPHCQAMLRMRRQQLADTRFPCPDCDQPLQVTQTTEGEFSISAISATPTRKDHSHLLRSARVFGDSLHRYGRFLITSPVLMSWLVAGTGAFLILLLILFDQSSSPQSSRNETVAKVIEASETTLKKSVNTEPSKLDQREPVPPALATPKQNGPAPQPEIPVRPEPIKPAAPVVQEEFQELIAAKPEDTPPLNARKPQLAQPLPALEIDVNVALQIPIVEFRQPTEVPLKQMMSQLEEMLGTEFQFAENVKNDERLMETPISFSLKKTTLSDLLKRVLSEVALTFSVKSNKIYIQKTEASFKPDQSVRN; encoded by the coding sequence ATGGATGTCACCACTTTTCAATGTCCTCACTGTCAGGCTATGCTCAGAATGCGCAGACAGCAGCTGGCCGATACCAGGTTTCCCTGCCCCGACTGCGATCAGCCTCTCCAGGTCACTCAGACTACAGAGGGGGAATTTTCAATTAGTGCGATCAGTGCGACTCCTACTCGCAAAGATCATTCTCATCTTCTGCGAAGCGCGCGCGTGTTTGGGGACTCGTTACATCGCTATGGCAGATTTCTGATTACAAGTCCTGTGCTGATGTCATGGCTTGTTGCCGGCACAGGAGCCTTTCTGATTCTGCTACTCATTCTGTTTGATCAGAGTTCTTCTCCTCAGTCATCCAGGAATGAAACTGTTGCAAAAGTAATTGAGGCTTCCGAGACGACTCTCAAAAAATCGGTCAATACGGAACCCTCAAAACTTGATCAACGCGAGCCTGTGCCCCCTGCTCTCGCGACGCCCAAACAGAATGGACCAGCACCTCAACCAGAAATCCCTGTCCGGCCAGAACCGATCAAACCGGCCGCGCCTGTGGTGCAGGAGGAATTCCAGGAGTTAATTGCTGCCAAGCCAGAAGACACACCTCCTTTGAACGCACGTAAGCCTCAATTGGCACAGCCCTTACCTGCCTTGGAAATCGATGTGAATGTTGCACTCCAGATTCCCATTGTGGAATTCCGCCAACCCACAGAAGTTCCTCTGAAGCAAATGATGAGCCAACTGGAAGAAATGCTGGGAACCGAATTTCAGTTCGCAGAAAACGTAAAAAATGATGAGCGTCTGATGGAGACTCCAATCTCATTCTCTCTTAAAAAAACGACACTCTCAGATTTATTAAAGCGAGTATTGAGTGAAGTGGCCCTCACATTTTCTGTGAAATCAAATAAAATCTATATTCAAAAAACAGAAGCGTCTTTTAAGCCTGATCAATCGGTTCGCAATTAA
- a CDS encoding bacterioferritin-associated ferredoxin, with product MKLDDKVCYCFHISKRKIVNHLRIHRPRRASQLSECGGAGTGCGWCVPYLKRYFSEFEKTNAQNASEFTATDDEVITAEEYAQQRDKYIQDGKGTPPA from the coding sequence GTGAAACTCGACGATAAAGTTTGTTATTGTTTTCATATCAGTAAACGAAAAATTGTGAATCACCTCCGTATTCATCGTCCCAGACGTGCCAGTCAATTGAGTGAGTGTGGAGGAGCCGGCACAGGTTGTGGATGGTGTGTGCCTTACTTAAAGCGGTATTTTTCAGAGTTTGAAAAGACGAACGCGCAAAATGCTTCTGAATTCACCGCAACGGATGACGAAGTCATTACGGCAGAGGAATATGCTCAACAAAGGGACAAGTACATTCAGGATGGAAAAGGAACTCCACCCGCTTAA
- the tuf gene encoding elongation factor Tu has product MAKEVFERTKPHVNVGTIGHIDHGKTTLTTALLAVQSEKGLAQMKSYADVAKGGTVRDETKTVTIAVSHVEYESETRHYAHIDCPGHADYIKNMITGAAQMDGAILVVSAADGPMPQTREHILLARQVDVPALVVFLNKCDLVDDEELLELVEMEVRELLSKYGFPGDDITIVRGNAKGALDNPGDEKFNACIGELMDALDSDITAPEREADKPFLMAIEDVFSIAGRGTVVTGRIEQGVITVGDKVEIVGLRDTQETTCTGVEMFQKTLNEGMAGDNVGILLRGTKKEDVERGQVLAAPGSIPPHTKFEGQVYVLSKDEGGRHTPFFNGYRPQFYFRTTDVTGSTSLLGGAEMCMPGDNVEVEVELGKPIAMSEGSRFAIREGGRTVGSGVVTKIVD; this is encoded by the coding sequence ATGGCTAAGGAAGTCTTTGAGCGAACAAAGCCGCACGTAAACGTAGGAACAATTGGTCACATTGACCATGGCAAGACAACACTGACAACAGCTTTGCTGGCAGTGCAAAGCGAAAAGGGTCTTGCCCAGATGAAGAGTTATGCTGATGTTGCGAAGGGGGGAACCGTTCGTGACGAAACCAAGACTGTGACAATCGCCGTGAGTCACGTGGAGTACGAAAGCGAAACTCGCCACTACGCTCACATCGACTGCCCTGGTCACGCCGACTATATCAAAAACATGATTACCGGTGCCGCCCAGATGGATGGTGCGATTCTGGTAGTTTCTGCCGCTGATGGCCCCATGCCACAGACTCGTGAGCACATTTTGCTTGCTCGTCAGGTAGATGTGCCTGCACTCGTCGTCTTTCTCAACAAATGTGACCTTGTTGATGATGAAGAATTGCTCGAGCTGGTTGAAATGGAAGTTCGAGAGCTGCTGTCAAAGTATGGCTTCCCCGGCGACGACATTACCATCGTGCGTGGAAATGCCAAGGGCGCACTCGACAACCCAGGTGATGAGAAGTTTAACGCCTGTATCGGCGAGCTGATGGACGCACTGGACAGCGACATCACAGCACCAGAGCGAGAAGCAGACAAGCCATTCTTAATGGCAATCGAAGACGTCTTCTCAATCGCTGGTCGTGGAACTGTTGTGACTGGCCGAATTGAGCAAGGTGTCATCACCGTTGGTGACAAAGTCGAGATCGTTGGTCTGCGTGACACACAGGAAACCACATGTACCGGCGTTGAAATGTTCCAGAAGACCCTCAATGAAGGGATGGCTGGAGACAACGTGGGAATCCTGTTGCGTGGTACCAAGAAAGAGGATGTAGAGCGTGGACAGGTTTTGGCTGCCCCGGGTTCGATCCCTCCTCACACGAAATTTGAAGGACAGGTTTACGTCCTGAGTAAAGACGAAGGTGGTCGTCACACCCCATTCTTTAATGGCTATCGACCACAGTTTTACTTCCGCACAACAGACGTAACCGGATCGACATCATTACTGGGTGGAGCAGAGATGTGTATGCCCGGCGACAATGTAGAAGTCGAAGTGGAACTTGGTAAGCCAATCGCTATGTCTGAAGGTAGTCGTTTCGCGATTCGTGAAGGCGGCCGTACTGTTGGCTCTGGCGTTGTTACCAAAATTGTCGACTAA
- the rplK gene encoding 50S ribosomal protein L11 has protein sequence MAKQLVAEIKVQIPGGQATPAPPVGTALGPHGVNIGQFVQQFNERTKDMAGTTVPVVISVYNDRSFDFVMKSPPAAVLLKQAAQIAKGSGNPKMNKVGTVTTAQLEEIAKTKFADLNAPNIEQAAKIIAGTARSMGLDVEN, from the coding sequence ATGGCTAAACAGCTTGTTGCAGAAATCAAAGTACAAATTCCCGGTGGTCAAGCAACGCCTGCCCCTCCTGTCGGTACGGCATTGGGACCGCATGGAGTGAATATCGGTCAGTTTGTTCAACAGTTTAATGAACGTACTAAAGACATGGCCGGCACAACCGTTCCGGTTGTGATCAGTGTCTATAACGATCGCTCTTTTGACTTTGTCATGAAGAGTCCGCCAGCAGCAGTTTTACTAAAACAGGCGGCTCAAATTGCGAAGGGATCGGGTAACCCTAAAATGAATAAAGTGGGAACTGTTACCACTGCCCAGTTAGAGGAGATCGCAAAAACAAAATTTGCAGATCTCAATGCACCTAACATTGAACAGGCGGCAAAAATCATCGCTGGTACAGCCCGTAGCATGGGTCTTGATGTCGAGAACTAG
- the nusG gene encoding transcription termination/antitermination protein NusG produces the protein MSNDSGSEVTSEKTEDSDKRLWYVLKVQSNREKSIREALLRGIKRDGLEEYFGEIIIPTEKVVETKGGKKRVFERKLYPGYLMIQVELNDDSWYLVRSTNGVGDFTGSAGKPIPMQEHEISRMLGREETKEESPVKIKLDFQSGDVVKIKDGTFEGFEGTIDGIDEASGKVTVLIEIFSRPTPTELEYWQIEKV, from the coding sequence ATGAGTAATGATTCGGGTTCTGAGGTTACCTCTGAGAAAACAGAGGACTCTGATAAGCGCCTTTGGTATGTGTTGAAAGTGCAAAGCAACCGGGAGAAATCCATTCGGGAAGCTTTACTTAGAGGGATTAAAAGAGACGGACTTGAAGAGTATTTTGGGGAAATCATTATTCCCACAGAAAAGGTTGTTGAAACAAAAGGTGGTAAGAAACGAGTTTTTGAAAGAAAGCTTTATCCTGGTTATCTGATGATTCAGGTCGAGTTGAATGATGATAGCTGGTATCTGGTGCGATCCACAAATGGTGTCGGCGATTTCACTGGATCAGCAGGCAAACCGATTCCCATGCAAGAGCATGAAATTTCGCGTATGCTGGGACGGGAAGAGACAAAAGAAGAATCACCTGTGAAAATCAAATTGGATTTTCAGAGTGGCGATGTTGTTAAAATTAAAGATGGTACATTTGAAGGGTTTGAAGGTACCATCGACGGAATTGATGAAGCCAGTGGCAAGGTGACTGTTCTGATTGAAATCTTCAGTCGACCTACTCCCACGGAACTGGAATACTGGCAGATCGAAAAGGTCTGA
- a CDS encoding DUF1501 domain-containing protein, producing the protein MHTDALLHLNLNRRGNVSRRNFLQSAALGIAGSSILTQFQLNAAELKKEGRSCILVWLAGAPSQMETWDPKPGTPNGGETKKISTQTPGIEIAHYWPKIASVMNDIALVRSMTGKEAAHERGTYHLHTGHRMMGIERFPHFGSVVAQEIGDPQSDIPNFVSIGQTLSSGFLGVQVAPFIINRPGQLPANVFNNTADSRQKRRLALLSQQEKDFADAGAASLVKEQSKLYQKAHSMMKSPRLKAFKFEGEPQAMQEAYGKSQLGQGLLVARRLVEVGVPFVEVRSGGWDMHNSVFKNMERRAPDVDQGLSQLLIDLKQRGLLEKTLVICMGEFGRTPKINARPPVPGRDHWVRNFNLLMAGAGIKGGQAIGKTDANGQEIVDTPVQVDDLFRSMCKAMQINADMELHTPIGRPVKLVESGEVIKGLFS; encoded by the coding sequence ATGCACACAGATGCGCTCTTACATCTGAATCTAAATCGTCGAGGCAACGTTTCCAGAAGGAATTTTTTGCAGTCTGCCGCATTGGGGATCGCTGGTTCTTCGATCTTGACCCAGTTTCAGTTGAACGCCGCTGAATTGAAGAAAGAAGGCCGTTCCTGCATTTTGGTCTGGTTGGCGGGGGCACCCAGCCAAATGGAAACCTGGGATCCTAAGCCGGGAACACCCAATGGAGGCGAAACGAAAAAGATCAGTACGCAAACTCCCGGAATCGAAATTGCACATTATTGGCCAAAAATCGCTTCTGTGATGAATGATATTGCGTTAGTCCGCTCTATGACGGGTAAAGAGGCAGCACATGAACGGGGGACCTATCATCTGCATACCGGCCACCGCATGATGGGCATCGAGCGATTTCCACACTTCGGTTCTGTCGTCGCACAAGAGATTGGTGATCCGCAATCCGATATCCCCAATTTTGTCAGTATTGGCCAGACTTTAAGCTCAGGTTTTCTGGGAGTCCAGGTGGCACCATTTATTATTAATCGTCCGGGTCAGTTACCGGCTAATGTGTTCAATAACACGGCCGATTCCCGACAGAAACGCAGGCTGGCTCTGTTGAGCCAGCAGGAAAAAGATTTCGCGGATGCCGGTGCAGCGAGTCTCGTTAAAGAGCAGAGCAAGCTTTACCAGAAAGCCCATTCAATGATGAAGTCTCCCCGGCTGAAAGCGTTCAAGTTTGAAGGTGAACCCCAGGCGATGCAGGAAGCGTATGGTAAATCTCAACTGGGGCAAGGCTTGTTAGTCGCACGACGGCTTGTCGAAGTTGGTGTGCCATTTGTCGAAGTGCGGAGTGGTGGCTGGGACATGCATAATAGCGTCTTTAAAAATATGGAACGCCGCGCCCCAGACGTTGATCAGGGACTCTCACAACTTTTGATCGATTTAAAACAACGCGGCCTTCTCGAAAAAACCTTGGTGATTTGCATGGGCGAGTTTGGCAGAACTCCCAAGATCAACGCCCGCCCACCTGTTCCGGGACGCGATCATTGGGTCAGAAACTTCAACCTGTTGATGGCAGGTGCCGGAATTAAAGGGGGGCAAGCGATTGGAAAAACAGATGCCAACGGTCAGGAGATTGTTGACACCCCGGTCCAGGTCGATGATCTCTTCCGCTCAATGTGCAAAGCGATGCAAATTAACGCGGACATGGAACTGCATACGCCCATCGGCCGCCCTGTGAAACTCGTTGAGAGTGGCGAAGTCATCAAAGGCTTGTTTAGCTAA
- a CDS encoding sigma-70 family RNA polymerase sigma factor, with translation MISSRYHNPAIKQLAEQQVKYAPRDVKLEQISRAEEFLANIEQTQDYAYPEICKEITTYRSEIYPDLVISGKDVFHDLRCFIEDLSDSAEIDVEDEQEEVLTVQDLSKQFNISTKTVDRWRDKGLVSRRFRFNGRKRVGFLKSSVDRFLEKNRGHITRSMNFSQLSDEDREEILRRARRLARYGGCPAEVSRRIARHMDRSPETIRYTLKNFDRENPELAIFPNAPEKITDQQKRDIYNNFRRGIAVEKLARRYCRTKASIYRIISEARAVRLHAQTIDYMFSDEFELPDADKLILGPPPEVDKDSQKVRTPPGLPPYLASLYSIPLLTREEEAYYFRKLNYLKYKAFHIQENLDPNRPKARDMDQIEKLLDESTDVKNFLIRSNLRLVVSIAKRHIRPGGNFFEMVSDGNMSLIRAIEKFDYTKGNKFSTYASWAIMKNYARSIPAEYKVLDRFRTGNDELFFQSTDERESQYREELINQKQHAVIMSILDQLDGREKDILIYRYGLNARNEPQTLEQVGNRFGVTKERIRQLESRALKKLRRITQVERVEIPGI, from the coding sequence ATGATCAGCTCAAGGTATCACAATCCGGCAATCAAGCAGTTGGCAGAACAGCAGGTGAAATACGCCCCCAGAGATGTGAAACTGGAGCAGATTTCCCGCGCTGAGGAGTTTTTAGCAAATATCGAACAGACTCAGGATTATGCTTACCCTGAAATCTGTAAGGAGATTACCACATATCGCTCCGAGATTTATCCTGACCTGGTGATTTCTGGCAAGGATGTATTCCACGATTTGCGCTGTTTCATTGAGGATCTTTCTGACAGTGCTGAGATTGATGTGGAAGACGAGCAGGAAGAAGTGCTGACGGTCCAGGACCTCAGCAAACAATTCAACATCTCCACAAAGACAGTAGATCGGTGGAGAGACAAAGGTTTGGTGAGTCGTCGGTTTCGATTCAATGGGCGTAAACGGGTTGGTTTTCTCAAGTCATCCGTAGACCGCTTTTTAGAAAAGAACCGAGGGCACATTACACGCAGCATGAATTTCAGTCAGTTGAGTGATGAGGATCGTGAAGAAATTTTACGCCGCGCACGACGCTTGGCCCGTTATGGTGGGTGTCCCGCGGAGGTCAGTCGACGTATTGCACGGCACATGGATCGCTCACCTGAGACCATTCGTTACACTTTGAAAAACTTTGATCGGGAGAATCCTGAATTGGCTATTTTTCCTAATGCTCCTGAAAAAATTACTGATCAACAAAAACGCGATATCTACAACAATTTTCGACGTGGTATCGCCGTTGAAAAGTTGGCACGCCGTTATTGCAGAACCAAGGCAAGCATTTACCGAATTATCTCGGAAGCGCGTGCGGTACGTTTGCATGCGCAAACAATCGACTACATGTTCAGCGATGAATTTGAGCTACCCGATGCCGATAAATTGATTTTGGGACCACCTCCTGAAGTCGATAAAGATAGCCAGAAAGTTCGTACTCCACCGGGATTGCCTCCTTATCTGGCGAGCTTGTATTCCATTCCTCTTTTGACAAGGGAAGAAGAGGCTTACTACTTCAGAAAACTGAACTATCTTAAGTACAAAGCGTTTCATATTCAGGAAAACCTGGATCCGAATCGACCTAAAGCACGCGATATGGACCAGATCGAAAAGCTCCTGGATGAGAGCACCGATGTGAAAAACTTTTTAATTCGCAGCAACCTCCGTTTGGTGGTGTCCATTGCGAAACGACACATCAGGCCTGGAGGAAACTTCTTCGAAATGGTCAGCGATGGCAATATGTCCCTGATTCGTGCCATCGAGAAATTCGATTATACGAAAGGAAACAAATTCTCGACTTACGCAAGTTGGGCGATTATGAAAAATTATGCACGTTCGATTCCAGCCGAATACAAGGTACTGGACCGTTTCCGAACGGGTAATGACGAGCTCTTTTTCCAATCAACAGACGAAAGGGAAAGTCAGTATCGAGAAGAGCTGATTAACCAGAAGCAACATGCAGTGATTATGAGTATTTTGGACCAGCTCGATGGCCGCGAAAAGGACATTCTGATCTATCGCTATGGCTTGAACGCTCGAAATGAACCCCAGACGCTTGAGCAAGTTGGAAATCGTTTTGGTGTAACAAAAGAGAGAATCAGACAGTTAGAGTCTCGCGCACTGAAAAAATTACGACGAATTACCCAAGTAGAACGGGTCGAAATACCTGGAATTTAA
- a CDS encoding DUF1549 domain-containing protein, giving the protein MLKRGQFHYHCSHLLILFITLICLILVPISLEAAQKKKGKNKTPALNLPPLKTQEQKMQLLGYIRQTMPTHRIGRRISFSSDDLDKALELELGQNTQRFAKQIDDETFVRRVYLDLTGNLPTPETIKTFISSRSSNKRSNLIDELLETEAYARKWARYWTSVIFYDSEANKNRISPKALEDWLAEQFNKGAPWDYITVMLISATPKRNKKVRNDYGQKYGPNNFVLACENKSTELASQTARIFMGISIKCAECHDHPFDNWKREQFHELAAFFHPYTYKMPDKDDPTVKTVVKPRFLLGEKPYEKMKSDARRVSIAAYLAYNPKNYWFARAYVNRIWSELIGDGFYDVDSLGPDSDVIHKPVVNRIAANFRYKDFDPKWLFRLIMNSKVYQREMQTISSQSELFTSVRPSRLRPDVVAASVKKLVGEDKKLHKEIMQVFDMNPSLPQGALEGSIQQALMMMNHTTLQSKLSQSELKKQLMKLSDQELVDALYLNVLARHATTEEVERNLSYLKESQSRAEAVDDLIWVLVNSTEFRTKR; this is encoded by the coding sequence ATGTTAAAACGTGGTCAATTTCATTATCACTGTTCCCACTTATTGATCCTGTTTATTACCCTGATTTGTCTAATTCTTGTTCCCATTTCCCTGGAAGCAGCTCAGAAAAAAAAGGGAAAGAATAAAACTCCTGCGCTCAATCTGCCCCCCCTGAAAACTCAGGAGCAAAAGATGCAACTCTTGGGATATATCAGGCAAACCATGCCTACACACAGGATCGGACGCAGAATCAGCTTTAGTTCTGACGATTTGGATAAAGCTCTGGAGTTGGAATTAGGACAAAACACACAACGTTTCGCGAAGCAAATCGATGACGAAACTTTTGTGCGACGAGTCTACCTTGACTTGACTGGGAATCTACCAACTCCGGAAACGATTAAAACATTTATTTCCAGTCGCAGCTCAAATAAACGATCGAATCTGATAGACGAGTTACTGGAGACGGAAGCCTATGCTCGTAAGTGGGCTCGCTATTGGACGTCCGTTATTTTTTATGACAGCGAAGCGAACAAAAACCGAATCAGTCCCAAAGCTTTGGAAGACTGGCTGGCAGAACAATTCAACAAAGGCGCTCCCTGGGATTACATTACCGTCATGTTGATTTCGGCGACACCTAAGCGTAATAAAAAAGTCCGAAATGATTATGGTCAAAAATATGGTCCTAATAATTTTGTCTTAGCTTGCGAAAATAAGTCGACAGAACTGGCATCACAGACGGCTCGGATATTTATGGGAATCAGCATCAAATGCGCTGAGTGTCATGACCATCCTTTCGATAACTGGAAACGGGAACAATTTCATGAGCTGGCCGCGTTTTTCCATCCCTATACTTACAAAATGCCTGATAAAGATGATCCAACAGTCAAAACAGTTGTTAAACCTCGATTTCTATTGGGGGAAAAACCATATGAAAAAATGAAATCAGACGCACGGCGTGTCTCGATTGCCGCTTATTTGGCATACAATCCCAAGAATTACTGGTTTGCCCGCGCGTATGTCAACAGGATCTGGAGCGAACTGATCGGCGATGGTTTTTACGATGTTGACAGCCTTGGACCGGACAGTGATGTCATTCACAAGCCGGTAGTCAATCGCATTGCTGCCAATTTCAGATACAAAGATTTTGATCCCAAGTGGCTCTTTCGATTGATCATGAACTCCAAAGTTTATCAACGCGAGATGCAGACGATTTCTTCTCAGTCTGAGCTGTTTACCTCAGTCAGACCTTCCCGCTTACGGCCAGATGTTGTGGCCGCCTCGGTAAAAAAGCTGGTCGGAGAAGATAAAAAACTACATAAGGAAATCATGCAGGTATTTGACATGAACCCCTCCTTGCCCCAGGGGGCGCTGGAAGGATCGATTCAGCAGGCGTTAATGATGATGAATCATACGACCCTGCAATCGAAGCTCTCTCAAAGTGAACTTAAAAAACAACTAATGAAGCTTTCTGACCAGGAATTGGTGGATGCACTTTATCTAAACGTACTTGCCCGACATGCGACAACAGAGGAAGTTGAGAGGAATTTAAGTTATCTGAAAGAGTCTCAGAGTCGTGCCGAGGCTGTAGATGATCTGATTTGGGTACTCGTCAATTCGACAGAATTTCGCACTAAACGATAG
- a CDS encoding DUF1559 domain-containing protein, protein MLVTQTKWFSIRRGFTLIELLVVIAIIAILIALLLPAVQQAREAARRSSCKNNLKQIGLALHNYNETHTIFPPASITASNIGGFAFILPFMEQSALYNKWDFSLSQTHANNREANSTPVIAYFCPSKPRSSLNSSSTAYGDYAFSSGTGHSNSNSHSNWKGMFNRDSNTRLRDVTDGASNTFAAGEKRTVEITTLVSPQYRWGWHATRNTQQTRINETVIQTSPTRNFNDNTANFGSDHVGGAHFVFADGSVHFLSENMDFELYQNLSDKADGNVVEFP, encoded by the coding sequence GTGCTCGTGACTCAAACAAAATGGTTCTCTATTCGTAGAGGCTTTACTCTGATTGAACTCCTGGTGGTAATCGCCATCATTGCGATTTTAATTGCGCTCTTATTACCCGCCGTTCAACAGGCGCGGGAAGCAGCCCGCCGAAGTTCCTGTAAGAACAACCTGAAACAAATTGGTCTGGCTTTACACAACTACAACGAAACACATACGATTTTTCCACCTGCAAGTATTACCGCGAGTAATATCGGTGGCTTTGCATTCATTTTGCCTTTTATGGAACAGTCGGCGTTGTACAATAAGTGGGACTTCAGTTTATCCCAAACGCACGCAAACAACAGAGAAGCAAACAGTACCCCTGTTATCGCATACTTTTGCCCTTCCAAGCCCCGCTCCAGCCTGAATAGCTCTTCCACTGCCTACGGCGATTATGCTTTCAGTTCAGGCACGGGACACTCGAACTCGAATTCTCATAGTAACTGGAAAGGTATGTTTAATCGAGATTCCAATACTCGACTACGCGATGTAACAGATGGCGCTTCTAATACATTTGCCGCCGGTGAAAAACGAACCGTTGAAATCACGACTCTGGTTAGTCCTCAGTATCGTTGGGGCTGGCATGCAACCCGCAATACTCAGCAAACCAGGATCAACGAAACGGTCATCCAAACATCACCAACGAGGAACTTTAACGATAACACGGCGAACTTTGGTAGTGACCATGTAGGTGGTGCTCACTTTGTGTTCGCCGATGGTTCGGTTCACTTTCTTTCTGAAAACATGGACTTTGAGCTCTACCAAAACCTGAGTGATAAAGCAGATGGGAATGTTGTTGAATTTCCCTAA
- the secE gene encoding preprotein translocase subunit SecE: MAKSKTGQAFSATLVSGGLYKRNQGRLVRQLTAIGLVAVAIFGAYSLYNALPLAMSPGMQKGIAVAVVVISIWLAYRVVNFPRFADFLISVEAEIGKVTWATWDQLWRSTAVVIVLMVLLALLLLAFDIVWQWFFRLIRFLQI, from the coding sequence ATGGCTAAATCCAAAACAGGACAAGCATTTTCCGCAACTTTGGTAAGTGGCGGTTTATATAAAAGGAACCAAGGTCGCCTTGTACGTCAGTTGACTGCAATCGGCCTGGTGGCAGTTGCCATCTTTGGTGCTTATTCCCTTTACAATGCATTACCATTGGCTATGTCTCCGGGAATGCAAAAGGGGATTGCGGTCGCTGTTGTGGTGATTTCAATCTGGCTGGCCTATCGTGTCGTTAATTTCCCACGTTTTGCTGACTTTTTGATCTCAGTAGAAGCCGAGATTGGAAAAGTGACCTGGGCGACCTGGGATCAGCTCTGGCGATCAACGGCTGTCGTGATTGTACTTATGGTACTACTGGCGCTTTTGTTACTGGCATTTGATATTGTCTGGCAGTGGTTCTTCCGTCTGATTCGTTTTCTTCAGATTTGA
- the rplA gene encoding 50S ribosomal protein L1, protein MGKQSKRTKFYNEKLAGLDSVSLEEAVEALKSLESDLPAKIKPIQMDQTVELAVRLGVDPRQADQLVRGSIILPHGIGKTQRVVVFAQGSNLEAAESAGADAVGGKDLADKIKDGWLEFDVAIATPDMMGVVGPLGRVLGPRGLMPSPRAGTVTQDVGNAVQEYKAGKVEFRVDAGGNVHCRVGKISFEGNQLVENIQAMLKYIESLRPSSVKGAYVRTITVSATMSPGIGIAV, encoded by the coding sequence ATGGGAAAACAATCCAAACGAACCAAATTTTACAATGAAAAGCTGGCGGGGCTTGACTCTGTCAGTCTTGAAGAAGCAGTGGAAGCCCTCAAGTCATTAGAGAGTGATCTCCCCGCTAAGATCAAACCGATCCAGATGGACCAGACGGTAGAATTAGCTGTGCGACTGGGAGTTGATCCACGTCAGGCTGATCAACTTGTCCGTGGTTCCATTATTCTGCCACATGGTATAGGTAAAACACAACGTGTCGTTGTATTTGCCCAAGGCAGCAATTTAGAGGCTGCTGAATCAGCAGGGGCTGATGCCGTAGGCGGTAAAGATCTTGCCGACAAAATCAAAGATGGCTGGCTTGAATTCGACGTGGCCATTGCAACACCCGACATGATGGGTGTGGTAGGTCCACTAGGTCGTGTTTTGGGACCTCGTGGCTTAATGCCCTCTCCTCGCGCTGGAACAGTCACTCAGGATGTAGGCAATGCCGTGCAGGAGTACAAGGCAGGTAAGGTTGAGTTTCGTGTCGATGCAGGTGGCAATGTGCACTGTCGCGTCGGCAAAATATCATTCGAAGGAAATCAACTAGTAGAAAATATTCAGGCAATGTTGAAGTATATAGAATCACTGCGTCCTTCTTCAGTCAAAGGGGCATATGTGCGAACGATTACGGTTTCTGCGACAATGAGTCCTGGAATCGGTATTGCCGTCTAA
- the rpmG gene encoding 50S ribosomal protein L33: MAREYVWLECTETGMRNYRVSKETRGTERLSLMKYCPKLRRHTLHKESRKK, from the coding sequence ATGGCACGTGAATATGTTTGGCTAGAGTGTACTGAAACCGGGATGCGAAATTATCGGGTCAGTAAAGAGACGCGTGGCACAGAACGGCTTTCGCTCATGAAATACTGTCCTAAATTACGGCGTCATACTTTGCATAAAGAGTCCCGTAAAAAATAA